TCCATCCCCACCACATCCCACACCTTCCCACCACATCCTCCCACCATCATGTCCCACACCTCCCACACCAAGACCCCATCCCACTCCCCATGCAGCCCACCCACCTCCCATCCTTCCCATCCCTCTCAGCCCCATGTCTGAGGCTCCAGTCCCTCCCCACAGGCTGCTCACCCCAGGCTGCCCTGTAAGGCTTTGGGGCAGTGTTTCCCCTGCAGACGCCCCTTCCGAgctctgtccctcctgtccaGCCCCCCAACCTCCTTTGGAGAGAAACAAGAGGCAGTAGAGGGATGGCTCCACTGGTGTGCATTGGCGTGGAGAAGCATGGAATTGCCAGGAGGAGTGGAAACACTGCTGGGGATCCCGTgtggggcaggagaggagcagggatgtctggaggggaaggcagcGTGGGGGGAATTTCTAGAGGATGTCAGAGGGGGGCTGGATGCCTTAGGATTTTCGCCTTTATGTTTTTCAAatcctgtactgcattagtgcATAACTCTAAACTCCATGGAAAGTGTTTGTTAactgtcttcacattttggtcagacaaaacaatccctctAGGCCTGAAATTCAAGCACACTCTACTGCCTCAGGCCCCAAAAAGTGTAGACAAAAGTGAATTGGGGGAGGGCAAACTGGGGGTAAATGACTTcgttacctgaagctgtaattggggGATTCACCCCAGATttgtaaatggaccaaacttatatcTGTCTGAAAACCTCGTGACCATTGtccattttgggtgtagcccctctCAGAGGCTTTGACTGCCCAAGGGGTACCTTTTGAAGGCCTTTGATAAATACCCACTTTCATTCTCTTCACcttgtctagcctctgttctggGAAGCCATCCCAAGGCATcaggcaggcaggggctggaggggccaGGAGGGGTCTGGGTGCCACCAATCCCAAATCTCCCACTGGACGGCAGCAGAGCCAACAGGTCACACTTGCATCCAGGGAGTGGCCTCTGACTGGGAAATCagcgggatgggatgggatgggatgggatgggatgggatgggatgggatgggagggggAGTGGGGCAGAGATGGGGATAAGGAGTGATACCAAAATGAGACAGAATAAAGTTCCTAACACCAACTAATGCTGTTACCAAGGAAAGTATTAGACAGCAGGACACACAGACGGATCTCTACTTTACAACATGCGTTATCCACTATAACCATATATAGGCGTTAAAAAGTTTTTCTTGTCGAGTACATAAACACCATTTTCCTAGAACTCATTTCCATGCATCCACTTATCACTGAGCATCATTTCATCGTCCTGGAGGTTCATTAAGGGGGGCTTCTGGTGGATGTATACACTGAGTGCTGTGATATTAAAAGTGACCGTGCCTTGAACTTTTTCTTTGGCCATGTGCTCTTGCTTCTTGCCCCAAAAATACTGTGGGTCTCCTTATCACTTTCCCCAGTGGTTCCAGCCACGGGTATCAGCCTGGGTCCAAACCTTTATATCTTTTTATGTTTCTGCCCAGTTAGTCTTTAAGCAACTTCAGGGGAGTTGAAAATGTTTATTCTCTCTTATTTATCAATCCCCTGCAAAATAGCCCAACCCTCCCTCTCCCACAATTTCCACCACCCTCCTCCCCTGCACTTCTCACTTCTCTTCACTGaatccttcctgctgcagggagctgctgaggagctgcGTGGTGCATCCCTGGATTCTCCAAGCACTGACTCCCCATCCACTCTGACCACAGCCAGGGGCCACATCCCACCGCCTGCCCAGCGTCCATCCATGGAGGTGAGCACCGTGTCCCCATCTCCCACCTCACCGACCGACGGACCTGGTCAGTGTGAGATCAATGTCTCCGGCGTGGCCATGCATCTTGTGACGCTGCTCTTCGGTGTCTGTGGGCTGGTTGGGAATGGGGCTTTCCTCCGGCTCCTCTACGTTAATCCTACCACCGATTTCGTCTTCAACCAGGCCATCACTGACATCCTCTTCCTCATCGTCATGGTCCCCTCCACCATGATCTTCCTGAGGGAGGAAGTGTCCTGCACTACTGTAATGCCCCTGATGTATTTGAGCTTTCTTTTCTATCTGTCACTGTTCTCCTACACCATGGGGCTGTACCGGCTGACATTCATCAGCTTTCAGAGGTGCAGGTCCATCCTCTGCCCGTTTTTCTGTGGTTGCCAACTTCCTGACCGCCTGCTGTTGGTGATGATGACCGTCCTCTTCTGGGTCCTCCTCTTTGTTGTCACCACTGTCAATCCCACGGTGACTTCCCAGTGCCAGTCACACGAGCAGGAGCAATGCCGGGTGGCTCTCACCTCCATGTACGCCCTCAACCTCTTCCTATTTGCTGCACCCCTCATCATTTCCAGCACAATCCTCTTCATTCATTTTAagcctggctcccagcagcagaaacacaagAGGCTTGACATTGTGATTGTCCTCGTTGCAATCTTCAGTCTGCCCCTCAGTC
The window above is part of the Vidua macroura isolate BioBank_ID:100142 chromosome 6, ASM2450914v1, whole genome shotgun sequence genome. Proteins encoded here:
- the LOC128808594 gene encoding proto-oncogene Mas-like isoform X1, yielding MLSCCALGSWTFLLSPWSKNSMARRSRGTSRGPRSRFRTWIPKEQEVPGSTADLHSPLCLLLPHREQGAAEELRGASLDSPSTDSPSTLTTARGHIPPPAQRPSMEVSTVSPSPTSPTDGPGQCEINVSGVAMHLVTLLFGVCGLVGNGAFLRLLYVNPTTDFVFNQAITDILFLIVMVPSTMIFLREEVSCTTVMPLMYLSFLFYLSLFSYTMGLYRLTFISFQRCRSILCPFFCGCQLPDRLLLVMMTVLFWVLLFVVTTVNPTVTSQCQSHEQEQCRVALTSMYALNLFLFAAPLIISSTILFIHFKPGSQQQKHKRLDIVIVLVAIFSLPLSLCSFLQQLSYTVVPSQAVFLLTCITSSIKPFIYFLVGSWKRDCSMGSCWRHCSMGSWRKNCSVESLRKAIRRVFGEPKENTASSNDPAMDTEA
- the LOC128808594 gene encoding proto-oncogene Mas-like isoform X3; its protein translation is MEVSTVSPSPTSPTDGPGQCEINVSGVAMHLVTLLFGVCGLVGNGAFLRLLYVNPTTDFVFNQAITDILFLIVMVPSTMIFLREEVSCTTVMPLMYLSFLFYLSLFSYTMGLYRLTFISFQRCRSILCPFFCGCQLPDRLLLVMMTVLFWVLLFVVTTVNPTVTSQCQSHEQEQCRVALTSMYALNLFLFAAPLIISSTILFIHFKPGSQQQKHKRLDIVIVLVAIFSLPLSLCSFLQQLSYTVVPSQAVFLLTCITSSIKPFIYFLVGSWKRDCSMGSCWRHCSMGSWRKNCSVESLRKAIRRVFGEPKENTASSNDPAMDTEA